CGAGAGGCCGGTCATCCGGGCGGCGCTGACGAACGGCCCCAGTGCGCGGTCGGCGAGGGGTCTGAACCGGTCCAGGGTCATAGCCAGTCGACGTACGAGACGGTTCCCGCACTCGGTTCGCGCTCGCCCTCGATCACGGACTCGATGGCCGCCGCCACCTCGTCGGGGTCGCTGTCGGTCGTGACGACCTCGTAGACGGCATCGGTCCCATGACGGTCGACGGCTTCCGAGAGGATCACGTCCAGGGCCTCCGACTCGGCATTCTCGGCGGCCTTGGCCTCCTCGTCGCCGCGGCTGCGCAGCCGGTCCGCGACGGTCTCGGGGTGGGCTCGGAGGACGACCACACGGTCGGCGTCGAAGTGGTGTGCCAGGTGAGACTCGAAGACGACGTCCTCGTGACCGTCGAGCCAGTCGGCCACCGCGTCGAGGTCGGCGACGAGACTCCCGCGTTCCTCGTCGACGCCGGTCGAGAACCCCTCGGAGGTGACGACGTCGTTGAGATGGACTACGTCGAGATCGGTGTCGAGTCGCTCGGTCGCCGTCGTCTTGCCCGTCCCCGGTGTCCCGGTCACAGCGACTCTCACGCCTCTGTCACCTCGACGATCCCGTTGAGTGTGTCGACGGCCCGGCGCGTGTCCTCGCGGGTCCCACAGGTGATCCGAACGCAGTCGGGGAGGCCAAACGAGGAGCAATCCCGCAGGATGACCCCTTGTTCCTGTGCGGCGTCGGTGACAGCCTCGGCGTCCCCGACTTCGGCGAGGACGAAGTTCCCCGCGCTCTTCCAGGTGTCCGCGGCGAGTTCGTCGTAGATGTACTCCCGGGCCCACGCGGCCGTCTCGACGGATTTGCGAACGTGTTCGTCGTCGTCCATCGCCGCCAGGGCGGCCCGGCAGGCGAGTTCACTCGCCGAGAAGGGCGTGTTGATCCGGGCGTAGGCGTCGGCCCAGGTCTCGGGAACGATCGCGTAGCCGATCCGGACACCGGCGAGGCCGTAGGCTTTCGAGAACGTCCTGAGGATCGCGATGTCGTCGCGGTCAGCCAGCAACGACCGTTTGCTCGGCCGGTCGGAGAACTCGCCGTAGGCCTCGTCGACGACGACGAGTGTCTGCTCGTCAGTGTCCTCGGCGATCTCCCGGACTGCGTCGGTCGAGAACTCCGCACCGGTCGGGTTGTGTGGGCTCGTGAGGTAGACGATCCGCTCGCCGTCGTAGTCCTCCAGGACTGTCTCGGCCGTCTGCGCGAAGTCGTCGGCCTTCGAGAGACTATACTCGGCGACGGTCCCGTGATGATAGCGAGCGCTCATCGGGTAGTACGCGAACCCGGGGTTGGGGACCAGCACACGTTGCCCCGGGTCCAGCATCGCCCGGGCGAGACAGTCCAGCGCCCCGTCACCGCCGTTCCCGAGCCAGACCTGCTCGGTCTCACAGTCCCAATGATCGGCGATCCTCGCCACGAGGTCGGCGTGAGAGGCTTTCGGGTACGAATGCATCCCCTCTGCCGAGCTCCGGATCGCGTCGACTGCTGCCGGGCTCGGCCCGAACATGTTCTCGTTGGAGGCGAGTTTCACGAGGTCGCCGGGATCGATCCCGAGTTCCCGGGCGACTTCTTCGATACCCCGGCCCGCCCGATAGACCGTGTGCGACGAGAGATCGCGTGGCTCCATGGATGTGCCAAGCGGGTGGGGCGGCTTAAGAGTGACCACCTGTTCCGGGCGCTGGAACGGCCGGTCTACCCGAGGATCGAGAACGTGTGTTCGCGCTCGGCGTCACAACTCGGGCAGGTGTGGCGGTAGACGATCTTCCCGCCGTTGGTCCGGCTCTCCCAGTTGCCGGCCTCGTCGACGAAGCCACACTCCGGACACTTCTTTCTCGTTCCCTCGTAGCGGCTCTGGATGCGTGCCAGCGGCGACGCACCGCCCTTGCGGTTTGTTGCCATAGAACATAGTTCTTCGTAGCGGTAAATAAATCTTCACCTCGTCGAAACCAGCCTGGAACGACACTCACTCGGGCGGTCCGTCCCACTGCTCGCCGTCGTCCCGTGGTTCGTACCCGATCGTCTCCCGGGCGTGGTCGAGATCGTCGAGCCACCGCCGCTCGTTGCCACTGACGCCGTAGAAGTGGTCCCACTCGACGGAGTCGTCGTCGAGGCAACACGCGACCATCTGTGCCAGATCGCGCCGGGACTGCCAGAGCCCCTTCATGCGTGCGACCCACTTCTCGTAGGCATCACTTCCCCGTTCCCAGCGACCCTCGTCGACGCCGTATTCGGCGTCGCCGTAGGGATGGTCGTACTCCGGGTTCCGGATCGTCCCGAGACGGAGACCGTAGACCCTGATCCCGTGGGCTTCGGCGGCGAGACGACCGAGATCCTCCCCGTAGCTCTTCGTGAGCCCGTACGGGGAATCGGGCCGGTGTGGTTCCTCGTGGCCGGCGACGATGCCACGGTCGTGGTAGACCTCGGGAGCGTTCTTGGCCTCGACCATCCCGACGGCGTGGTTCGAGGAGGCGAAGAGGATGCTGTCCAAGCCGGCGTCGATCGCCGCCTCGTAGACGTTGTGGAGCGCTTCGAGGTTCTCGGCCTGTGCCGTGTTCCAGGTCAGCGCTCGGGAATCGGGGCCGCCCGTGCCCGGAATCAACGCCAGATGGACGACAGCGTCCTGCCCCTCGAAGTGGGGGCGGATCTCGTCGTACTCCCGGATGTCGGCCACGACCGTCTCGTGGGGGCTGGGCACGTCCTCGATATCTAGAAGAGTGAACGTGTACCGATCGTCGTCACCGAGATGGTCGGTGATCGCCGTCCCGACGGTTCCGTGTGCGCCAGTAACGAGAACGTCCATACACTATCGGGGGGACGGCTTGTGGTTATCCCTTTCCCCGTCGTCACTCGATCGGGAGCGCCTCGATGTCGATCTCGAACTGGAGCGTCCCGTCGACGACCTCGCGATCGACCGGAACCCGCTTGCCGGTCAGTTCGTCGACTTCGTCCGGTGCCAGCCCGTAGGCGTCCAGAAACCGCTTGAGGTCGCAGTTAGCGCCCCAGACCGGCGGGCGTTTGAAACACTGCTCCAGGGAGGCACCGCCGGGCAGTTCCATGTGGAGACAGACCTCGTGTCCTTCCTCGGTCACGTCCGTGATCTCGACCGTATCGAGGTTCCCGTTCGTCCGAACACGGGAGAGCGCATCGGCCGTGTTGTCGATGTCGCCTGGCATATCTGTTCGTGGTAGCGCCGGCGGTGAAAGCTTTTCACATACCGGGACGGTGGAACGACACCGCGACGGTCGACAGCTTCGGGGACGGTCCCGGCCGTCAGGCGGGCGAAAGCAGGACGTTCAAGACGGTCCCGTCCGACCACCGTCCATGAGCATCGTCGATGCCGCGATCTTCGGAACCCACCTCGTGTTCGCGGGGCTCTGGTCGGGGAGTGTCCTGTTTACTGTTTACGCCGTGTTACCGGTCGCGATGGACGGCGACGCCCGGGTACGGGCACTCGAACCCGTCGTGGGGAAACTCAAGATCGTCTCGCGGACGAGCGCGCTAATACTGTTGTTGACCGGCGGTCACATGGCCGCGACCCGATACACGGCGGCGTCACTGACCGGGAGCGGTCGGGGACATCTCGTCCTGACGATGGTCGCGCTGTGGTTCCTGCTGGCCGGCCTCGTCGAGGTCGGCGCGTCGAAACTCTCCGACGGGTTCGAACAGAAGAAGGTCGGAGAACCGGCCCGCGAGGCCCGGCCGTTCCTGCTCGGGGCCGCCGTCGTCGCTGTCCTCCTGTTGCTCGACGCCGGCGCCATCCTCGGGCTGTACTACTAGAGACGCTCGTCGACGTGGTCGGCACATTTCAGCGCCAGCGCACCGATCGTGAGCGTCGGGTTCAGCGATCCCGCAGTCACGAACACCGACGAGGAGGCGATCGAGAGGTTCGCCAGATCGTGGGTCCGCAGCGTCGGCGTGACGACGCTCTCGGCGGGATCGGTCCCCATCCGGGTGGTCCCCATGTGGTGGTAGGCGGGACCGGTCGCGTCCGGCCCGATGGTGCCGCCGATCTCCGCGCCGAGTTCCGTCAGGATCGCCCGCTGGATCTCGTTGGCCCGCCTGAGCGAGCGCTCGACCCGGGGACCGAGTGACCACTGGATGTCGGGGACCGGGTTGCCGTGGTCGTCGGTCTGTGAGGTGTCCAGCGTCACGCGGTTCTCCTTCCTGGGTGGCTGTCCGACGAGTCCGCCCATTGCGATGTGCGTTCCGTAGGCTGCCCGGAGATCGGCGAGCAGTTCGTCACCCCAGGACTCGCCGCCGAGGGCCATCTCGACCGGGGAGGGGCCGGCGTAGTTCAGGAACTCCAGTTTGATCGGCGAGAGCGACTCGTCGGCCGACTCGACGACCGTCTCACCGGTGTCGGCACGCTCGACGGCCTGGCCGGGGTCGTCGTAGAACTGGTGGCTCTCGCTCGTGATGAACCCGACGTGGTTCTGGCGGGTCTCCTGGTCTAAGACGCCGTCGGCCCCGGCGTAGAGGTGTTCCATGAAGTACTGGCCTACCACCCCCGAGGAGTTAGCGAGGCCGTCGGGATGCTGCTCGGACTGTGACAACAGCAACAGCCGGGGGATCTCGACGCCGCCGGCCGCCAGGACGAACTCCCGGGCGGGCTGTCGGTGTTCGGTCCCGTCCGGTGTCGCGTAGACGGCGGCGGTGACTCCGCCCTCGCCGTCGGTCTCCAGACGCTGGACGGGGGCACGATCGACGATCCGTGCGCCGGCCGCCTCGGCGTCCCGGGCGTGGACGCTGGCGTCGTACTTCGCACCGGAGGGACAGACCGGCTGACAGGTCCCGTAGCCCACACACTGGCTCCGACCGTCGTAGGTCTCCGAGTTGCGTGCGTTCGGCACCGAGTGGGTGGCGATCCCGAGCGACTCGCAGGCGTCGGCGAACAGCGAGTCGCTGTAGGAGGGCGGGAACCCCGGCATCGGATAGGGGGTCTCCCGGGACGGCGCGAAGGGGTTGTCGGCGTCGCCGGCGACGCCCATCGCTTGCTCGGCTTCGGCGTAGTAAGGCCGGAGGTCGTCGTAACTGATCGGCCAGGCCGGGTCGTCGGTGTCGTGGCCCCCCTCGAAATCCGTCGGGTGGAGCCGCATCACCATCCCCTGCCAGTGTAACGTCGACCCGCCGACGCCTTTCACGCGGGAGATGTTGAGCGGGTAGTGTCGCTCGCCGTTGGCGCTGTAGGCGTCTCGCTCGCCCCCCATCTCCCAGACATCCCGGCCGTCGCCCGGTCTGATAGCCCGTTCCATCCGCTCCTGGCGGGAGTCGAAGTCGAAGCGGGGGCCAGCTTCCAGGACGACCACGTCGTGGCCCTCGCTAGCGAGTCGACTGGCGACGAGTGCACCCGCGGGGCCGGCGCCGACGACACAGACGTCCGCGCGGTCTGACGGCTCGCGCTGCTCCATCTCGTCGCTGGATTAGGCAATCCTAAACTTATGCGTTGCTATGCGCGATTACGGGATCTTGACCGAGTGTTCGAGCGTGCCGACGCCCTCGATCTCGATCTCGACGGTGTCGCCGTCCGAGAGCGGGCCGACGCCTTCGGGCGTTCCGGTGGCGATTACGTCACCCGGTTCCAGGGTCAGGTACTCGGTGATCTCCGCGATGAGTTCCGGGATAGAGAAGATGAGGTGTTCACGGGAGGAGGACTGGCGGGTCTCGCCGTTGACCCGACACTCGATGGTCGCGTCCTCGGGGACGTGTTCCGGCGTCGCGACCAGGGGACCGATCGGACAGGCGTTGTCGAAGGCCTTCCCGCGGACCCAGTTCTGTTCGCGGTTCTGATCGTCGCGGTTCGAGATGTCGTTGACGCAGGTGTAGCCCGCGACCACGTCCATCGCGCCGGACTCGGAGACGTTCTTGCACTGTTCGCCGATGACGACGCCCAGTTCCGCCTCGTGATCGATCCGTTCCTTGCCCGAGGGCAGCGTGAGCGTGTTGCCGTGAGAGGCGATGGCGTTGGGAGCTTTCAGGAACAACATCGGCCGGTCGGGCAGCTCCTCTTCCATCTCGTCGGCATGCTCAGCGTAGTTACGGCCGATACAGACGACTTTCGTGGGCTCGCAGGGAGGGAGGATATCCACCTCGTCGGGGTCGTAGCTCTCGTCCCCGAAGGCGATGCGGCCGTAGGGGCCGGCCGCGGCAGTGACGACAGGCTCACCGTCCTCGACGGTCCAGCGGCCGCCTCGGACGTTCCCCCCGGAGTCACGGAATCGAACGCGCTTCATGGCTTGCTCCACTCTCTGGTGACGGATAAGCGTTTAGGAGGGGGCGTCCGGACGCCCTCTGTCGATTTCGACGGGCGTCTACGTCGGTATCGTCAGAGTGGGAACCGACGGGTCGTTCGCCACCCGTCCCACGGGTGACCGAACGCCTTTTGAGACGGGGCGGGCTACGCCCGGTCGATGAACGTTCTCGTCGTCGGCGCGGGCGCGATGGGGCGGTGGGTCGCCGGGACGCTCCGGGATCACGCCGACGCGACGGTCGCCTTCACCGACACCGATCCGAGCGCTGCCGACGCCGCTGCCGGGGCCGTCGGCGGCCGCGCCGTCGAGACCGACACCGACGAGCGCTTCGACGTGGTCTGTCTGGCCGTCCCGATGCCGGTCGCACGGGTCGCCATCGAGGAGTACGCGCCCCTGGCGACCGAGGCTGTCGTCGACGTGACCGGGAGCATGCGGGAACCGGTCGAGGCCATGCGGGCGGCCGCGCCCGACGTCGAACGGATGAGCCTCCACCCGCTTTTCGCCCCGGACAACGCCCCCGGAAACGTCGCCGTCGTGAGAGACGCCGGGGGACCGACCGTTCAGCGGCTCAGGGAGGCGCTATCGGCGGCCGGGAACGCGCTCTTCGAGACGACCGTCGAGGAGCACGACACCGCGATGGAGACCGTCCAGGCCGCTGCCCACACTGCCGTCCTGGCGTTCGCGCTGGCCGCCGAGGACGTCCCCGAGTCGTTCCACACGCCGATATCGGCCGGGTTGGCCGACCTCGTCGAAGCCGTCACCGGCGGTGACCCCCGCGTCTACGCCGACATCCAGCGGGCCTTCGACGGCGCTGGCGGGGTGGCCGACGCCGCCCGCCGTCTGGCCGACGCCGACCCCGAGGAGTTCGCCCGCATCTACGAGGAGCTATGAACGCCGACACACGCCGACAGATCCGCGAGAACGCCCAGTACCTCCGGAGCGTCCGTCCGCTCGACCCCGAGGAGATCCACGAGTACGTCGAGGACCGCCCCCATCCCGCGGTGGTCCGGCAAGTACTCCGGGAGGAAGCGTTCGACCTCGCCATCGTCGAGCGCGAGGACGGGACATTCGTGCCGGCCCCGGAGGAACCGCTGTCGGTCCCGTTCCACGGCGTCGACTCGTTCCCGACGCCGTACGCCCGCGCCGTCGAGGACCTGCTCGTCGAGGAGTTCGGCCCTGACTGGCACCGCGGGGACAGCGGCGACCGACTCCGCGAGCCCATCCGGGACACCAAGGAGCGGTACCTCCAGGGCGCGTCAGTCGAGTACGACCGGCTCACCGCGCTGGGGTACGCGATCTACCACCTCCCGGACTACTACGCGACCGCCCAGTACCTGCTGGCCGATCTCGCTCGTGACGGCCTGCTCCCGTCCAGACTCCGGATGCTGGACGTCGGTGCCGGCGTCGGCGGCCCGGCGCTTGGCCTGCTCGATCTCCTGCCCGAGGACGGACTGCTCGACTACCACGCCGTCGAACCGAGCGCGGCAGCGGACGTACTGGAGCACCTCTTGGAGAGCGCGCCGCCACACGTCGAAACGACGATCCACCGGGAGCAGGCGGAACAGTTCGACCCCGAAGGACCGTTCGACCTGATCCTCTTCGGGAACGTCCTCAGCGAACTCGACGATCCGGAAGCGACTGTCCGCCGGTATCTCGGCGTTCTGGAGGACGACGGGACGATGCTGGCGATCGCTCCGGCCGACCGCACCACCGCGACCGACCTCCGGCAGACGGAACGGGCCGTCGCAGACGACGGTCCCGCGACCGTCTACGCCCCGACGGTCCGGCTCTGGCCACACCAGCGTCCGAAGGGAGACTGTTGGTCGTTCGACCGCAAGCCCGACATCGACGTTCCGGACCTCCAGCGCCGTCTGGACGACGCCGGCGGCGGGACGGGAGAGTTCGTCAACACCGACGTCCAGTACGCCTACAGCGTCCTCCGGACTGACGGGCGGACCCGCATCGAGATGACCCCAGACCGCGGAGTCCACGCACCGATGGCCGACGCCGAGGAGTTCGTCACCGACCGGGTGAACCTCCTGGCGATCAAGTTGAGTCCGGACCTCTCGGAGGGAGGGAATCCGCTGTTCCTGATCGGCGACGGTAGCGAGGCCACCGACCACTTCGCGGTCCGGACCGACGCCTCGATGCTCAACGCCGACCTGGTCGAAGCCGACTACGGGGACCTCCTCTCGATCCAGAACGGGCTGGTCCTCTGGAACGACGACGAGGCGGCCTACAACGTCGTCGTCGACGGCGAGACGGTCGTCGACCGGGCGCGCTGAGCGGTGGGCTTTTCTCCCGGACAGCCCGACGAAGGGTATGGACGAGGACGAACCGGCGATCCTGTTGACGAACGACGACGGCATCGACAGCGCCGGGCTGCAGGCGTTATACGAGGGGCTCTCGGCGGTCGGCGACGTCACTGTCGTGGCTCCGGCCGAAGACCAGAGCGCCGTCGGCCGAGCGATCTCCCACGAGGTCGAGGTCCGCGACCACGAACTCGGCTACGTCGTCGAGGGGACGCCGACCGACTGTGTCGTGGCAGGGCTGGAGGCACTCCTCCCCGAGACCGACCTGGTGATCGCGGGCTGTAACCGCGGGGCCAACCTCGGGGCGTACGTGCTGGGCCGCTCCGGAACCGTCAGCGCCGCCGTCGAGGCGACGTTCTTCGACGTTCCCGCGATCGCCGTCTCGATGTACATCCCCGTCAGGGAAGACGCCGCCTTCTCCGACATCGAGGCCAACGGCGACAGCTACGGCGAAGCGGCGCGTGCGACCACGTACCTCGCCGATCACGCCCTCGGCGCCGGCGTCTTCGAGCAGTGTGACTACCTCAACGTCAACGCGCCGGTCGCCGAGTGGGGACCCGCGGACATCGAGATCACACGTCCCTCACAGCTCTACCAGATGGACGCCGTCCACGACGGCGACGCGGTGACGCTGCACGACCGGATCTGGGAGCACATGGCCGACGGCGATATCCCCGACCCCGAGGGGACCGACCGGCGTGCCGTCGTCGACGGGAAAGTCAGCGTCTCGCCGCTGACTGCACCACATACCACCGAACATCACGAAGCGCTCGACGCGCTGGCCGAGACCTACGATCCGGAAGCCTGACCGCCGATACGTTCAAGACTCTCGCCGACGCCGCCTGTAGTACGATGGCGACCGCCACCGAAGGCCACTCGATCCAGTTCAGACAGGTGGCCGGTATCGTGCTGGCGGTTGCACTGATCGCACTTCTGGTCTTCGGGCTCGATACCGGTGCTATCGTCGACACCCTCGCCAGTGCCGATCCGGCGCTCGTGGTCCTCGCTGTAGCGACCTCACTCGCCGCCCAGTTGTGCTGGAGTCTGACGACGGCGACGCTGCTGGCGGGGACGAACGACTCGCTTCCCCGCCACCGCGTTCAGTTGGGCTATCTCTCGGGCACCTTCGGCAAACAGATCCTCCCGCTGGGGAACGTCGGCGGAACGGCCATCCTCGCGTACGTCATCTCCGAGGACCTGGGCCAGCGGTTCAGGGACGTCTTCGCGGCGGTCACTGCAAGCGAGTTGGTCATCTTCGCCGGGTCGCTGGGCGTCGCCGCCCTCGGGCTCTTCGAACTGGTCCTGTGGCCCCGTCCGGGGTTCGACGGACCGGTGGTCCTGGGAGGGTCCGTGGCGATACTGGCTGTCCTCGTCGTCGGCAGTGCGCTCGTCGCGTACCGCCGTGGCGCCGTCGGGACGCTCGTCGTCGCCACTGCCGCTGGCGTTCACTGGGCGCTCTCGCCGTTCTCCGAGCGTGTCGCACGGCTCGTCGAGCCAGCGCGAGTCGGGACTGCCGTCGAGTCGTTTCTCACGGGATTCGAAGCGGCGACGGCCGACAGGCGCCGGGTCGCGGTCGCAGCGCTGTTCGGGGTCGCCGGGTGGCTCGCGTTCGGCCTGGCGCTGTACTACGGCCTCGTCGCCGTCGACATCTCGCTCCCGCTCGGACTGGCGCTGTTTCTGGCCCCCGCGAGCGGGGTGGCGACACTCCTCCCGACGCCGGGCGGGCTCGGAAGCTCGGAGGTCGGGCTCACCGCCGTGTTCACGCTGCTGACGGGCGCGTCGCTGGAACAGGCCGCTGCCGGGGTGCTCCTGTATCGCCTGGCGACGTACTGGCTGATCCTGACGATCGGTGGCCTGGCGAGTGTGTACCTCTCGGCGTCGGTCTGGCACGCACTGGAGTAGCTTCGATGGTCAGGGTTATGCCGCCGGACACGAACTGGGAGACATCGAGCCGATGCGCTTCAGGAACGCACTACTGTTCGTCGCGTTAGCTGTCGCCTGGGGGAGCGCGTTCACCGCGATCAAAGCCGGCCTGGACTACTTCCCGCCGGTCCTCTTTGCCGCGTTCCGGTACGACCTCGCTGGGCTCCTGATGCTCGGCTACGCCGTCTACGCCACCGACCGCTGGCGACCCCGGACCCGGCCGGAGTGGACGCTGGTCGGGATCGGCGGGCTGTTCATGATCGCCGCCTACCACGCGTTCCTCTTTGTCGGCGAGTTGGGCGTCACCAGCGCCGTCGCCGCGATCGTCGTGAGTCTCTCGCCGGTCCTGACGACCGCCTTCGCTCGTGTGTTCCTCCCCGAGGAGCGCCTCACCGCACTGGGTGTTGTCGGCCTGCTCGTCGGCTTCGTCGGCGTCGCCGTGTTGAGCAACCCCGAGCAGGGTGCGCTCGTCACGAGCCGAACCGTCTCGCTGTTTCTCGTCTTCCTGGCTGCGACCGCGTTCGCCCTCGGAAGTGTCCTCACCCGCCGCGTCGACGCCGATCTCCCGATCGAGACGATGGAGGCGTGGTCGATGCTGCTGGGCGCTGGCATCATGCACGGTGCGAGCGTCGCCATCGGGGAGTCGTTCGCGGCGGTCCGCTGGGAGCCACGTGGGATCGTCGCCCTCGGATATCTCGTCGTCGTCGCGAGCGCGCTGGGCTTTCTGGTCTACTTCGATCTGCTGGAGCGGCTCGGCCCCATCGAGATCAACCTGGTCTCCTACGCCGCGCCTATCGTCGCCGCGATCACCGGCGTCCTGTTCCTGCCCGAAGAGTTGACTGCGGCGACCGTCGCCGGCTTCGCGCTCATCTTCGCGGGGTTCGTCCTGCTGAAACGCGAGGCGATCAGCGCGGAACTGATCGGGACTGGACGGCCCACAGAGGGGGACCACTGAGCGTTCAGAACAGGCCCGTGACGAATCCGATTCCCATCAGGACCAGTACCGCTGCCGAGAACAGGGGGAGATACGGCGTGATCCGCTCGACTTCGTCTTCGTAGCGGTCGTAGCCGGCCAGCAGCAGCGCCGTCAGCCCGACGATCCCGGCGATCACGGTGACGGCGTACGCGCTCATCAGTTCCAGACAGTAGTTCGATCCCGCACAGAGCGCGATGATTTCGAACTCCTCCTCGTGTGCAAACCCCAACAGGAACGCGGCCCAGGCGATGCTGAGCAGTCCGCGGTCGGCAGCCGTCGAGAGCGATCCGTGATCGTGGTGCCCGTCGGACCGCGTGTGGCCGTGACTGTCGGCGTAGTCGTGCGTGTCACCGTCGCTGATCCCGTGACTGTGGTCCCCAGCGTACTCCCGGATGCCGAGCACGATCAGGAGGACACCGGCGACGACGCTCACCGGGCCGCCGATCTGGAGGCCGGCGACGGTCAGCGGCTCGTCGACCTGCGTCAGCGAGAAGTACGACTTCGCGTAGAAGAACACGCCAACCATCGCCAGGCTGCTCACGAGATGGCCCAGCCCGAGGATGGTGCTCGCGGCGATACCGGAGACCCACTCGTTTGACTGCTCCATCGCGTAGGCGGCCGCGACCGGCCAGCCGTGGCCAGGTTCTATTCCGTGGACCGCTCCGAGGGCGACGGCACCGGCGAGGAGGCCGGCCAGTTCGCGCTCGATCATCACGAGCGAACGTAGCACCAACGGCCCGTTAAGGGTAGTTAATACCCGTTCGGGGGGATCGTCATACGATCGCAGGTGAGCCGGCGGTGTTCATGTGTCTCCCACGAGCAGAGTCCGACGATGCGAACGAGTTTCAACGTCCCCGACGAGTTGGTCGGAACGTTCGACCGAGTCTGGGAAGACCAGGGCCTCGACAACCGCTCGCGAGCGGTCCGGGAAGCGATGCGGGAGTACATCGAAGCCCACTCCCGGTTCGAGGAGCGATCCGGCGAAATCGTCGCGCTCGTGGGCTTCGATTACCGCCACCACGACGTCATCGAGTCGCTCCACACCGTCCAACACGACTACCAGGACGTGATCCTGAACACGAGCCACACCCACCAAGGCGAGTGGTGTCTGGAGTCGCTGTTCTGTCGCGGACCGGCCCAGCGGGTCCGGGCGCTGACCAACAGACTCCGTGACTTCGACGCCGTCGGCCGCGTCAAGGTGATGATGATACGCGACGACGATTGACAGCTACTCGTCGATCTCACGGACCACCGTCGCCGGGTTCCCCTGGACCACCACGCCCGCGGGAACGTCCTCGGTGACGACCGCGCCCGACGCGACGACGCTGCGGTCGCCGACCGTTACGCCCGGGTTCAGGACGGCCTGGCCGCCCATCCAGACGTCGTCGCCGACCGTCACGGGCTTGCCGTACTCGATCCCCGCGGCGCGTTCGGCCGGGTCCAGCGAGTGTGTCGCCGCATAGACCTGGACGCCCGGCCCCAGCAGACACCGGTCGCCGAACTCGACCCGACAGATGTCGAGGAACACGCAGCCGAAGTTCGCGAAGAAGTCGTCGCCGACGTGGATCTGTTCGCCGTAGTCACAGCGAACCGGTGGCTCGACGACGATCGATTCGCCGATCGATCCGAAGAGCGTGTCGAGCAGCTCCCGCCGCCGACCGTCTGCGCCGGGATCGGTCCGGTTGTACGTGCGGGTCAGTTCACGCGCCCGTTCGCGCTCGGCGACCAGTTCGGGATCGCTCGGGTCGTATCGCTCGCCGGCGAGCATCTTCTCCTTCTCGGTGGGCATACCTCCGATAGACACAGCGGTAGGTTAACGGCTCGGGCGACTCGGCGACGAGTTCTTTCGACTTATATTCGTTCCCGCGTTACCCCGGACAGATGGTCGAGATTCGGCTCGCCAGACCGGCCGACGCGCCGGCCTGTCGTGAGATCTACGCACCGTTCGTCCGGGACAGCGCGATCACCTTCGAGACCGACCTCCCGAGCGAGGCGGCGTTCACCGAGCGTCTCACCGAGACCCTGGAGCACCGTCCCTGGCTCGTCTGTGAACACGACGGGCAGGTGCTCGGATACGCCTACGCCAGCCCACACCGGAACCGGGACGCGTACAAGTGGGCAGTCGAGTCGTCGGTCTACGTCGCCGAGGACGCCCGCCGTAGCGGTGTCGCCCGCGGGCTCTACCGGTCCCTGTTTGCCGTCCTGGAACGACAGGGGTACCGGAACGTCTACGCCGGGATCACCGTTCCGAACCAACCCAGTCGGGCCTTCCACGAGGCCATGGGATTCGATCGGGTCGGGACCTACGAGAACGTCGGCTACAAACACGGCGA
Above is a window of Haloarcula halophila DNA encoding:
- a CDS encoding prephenate dehydrogenase/arogenate dehydrogenase family protein, with the translated sequence MNVLVVGAGAMGRWVAGTLRDHADATVAFTDTDPSAADAAAGAVGGRAVETDTDERFDVVCLAVPMPVARVAIEEYAPLATEAVVDVTGSMREPVEAMRAAAPDVERMSLHPLFAPDNAPGNVAVVRDAGGPTVQRLREALSAAGNALFETTVEEHDTAMETVQAAAHTAVLAFALAAEDVPESFHTPISAGLADLVEAVTGGDPRVYADIQRAFDGAGGVADAARRLADADPEEFARIYEEL
- a CDS encoding small ribosomal subunit Rsm22 family protein, which encodes MNADTRRQIRENAQYLRSVRPLDPEEIHEYVEDRPHPAVVRQVLREEAFDLAIVEREDGTFVPAPEEPLSVPFHGVDSFPTPYARAVEDLLVEEFGPDWHRGDSGDRLREPIRDTKERYLQGASVEYDRLTALGYAIYHLPDYYATAQYLLADLARDGLLPSRLRMLDVGAGVGGPALGLLDLLPEDGLLDYHAVEPSAAADVLEHLLESAPPHVETTIHREQAEQFDPEGPFDLILFGNVLSELDDPEATVRRYLGVLEDDGTMLAIAPADRTTATDLRQTERAVADDGPATVYAPTVRLWPHQRPKGDCWSFDRKPDIDVPDLQRRLDDAGGGTGEFVNTDVQYAYSVLRTDGRTRIEMTPDRGVHAPMADAEEFVTDRVNLLAIKLSPDLSEGGNPLFLIGDGSEATDHFAVRTDASMLNADLVEADYGDLLSIQNGLVLWNDDEAAYNVVVDGETVVDRAR
- the surE gene encoding 5'/3'-nucleotidase SurE, which encodes MDEDEPAILLTNDDGIDSAGLQALYEGLSAVGDVTVVAPAEDQSAVGRAISHEVEVRDHELGYVVEGTPTDCVVAGLEALLPETDLVIAGCNRGANLGAYVLGRSGTVSAAVEATFFDVPAIAVSMYIPVREDAAFSDIEANGDSYGEAARATTYLADHALGAGVFEQCDYLNVNAPVAEWGPADIEITRPSQLYQMDAVHDGDAVTLHDRIWEHMADGDIPDPEGTDRRAVVDGKVSVSPLTAPHTTEHHEALDALAETYDPEA
- a CDS encoding lysylphosphatidylglycerol synthase transmembrane domain-containing protein, whose amino-acid sequence is MATATEGHSIQFRQVAGIVLAVALIALLVFGLDTGAIVDTLASADPALVVLAVATSLAAQLCWSLTTATLLAGTNDSLPRHRVQLGYLSGTFGKQILPLGNVGGTAILAYVISEDLGQRFRDVFAAVTASELVIFAGSLGVAALGLFELVLWPRPGFDGPVVLGGSVAILAVLVVGSALVAYRRGAVGTLVVATAAGVHWALSPFSERVARLVEPARVGTAVESFLTGFEAATADRRRVAVAALFGVAGWLAFGLALYYGLVAVDISLPLGLALFLAPASGVATLLPTPGGLGSSEVGLTAVFTLLTGASLEQAAAGVLLYRLATYWLILTIGGLASVYLSASVWHALE
- a CDS encoding DMT family transporter: MRFRNALLFVALAVAWGSAFTAIKAGLDYFPPVLFAAFRYDLAGLLMLGYAVYATDRWRPRTRPEWTLVGIGGLFMIAAYHAFLFVGELGVTSAVAAIVVSLSPVLTTAFARVFLPEERLTALGVVGLLVGFVGVAVLSNPEQGALVTSRTVSLFLVFLAATAFALGSVLTRRVDADLPIETMEAWSMLLGAGIMHGASVAIGESFAAVRWEPRGIVALGYLVVVASALGFLVYFDLLERLGPIEINLVSYAAPIVAAITGVLFLPEELTAATVAGFALIFAGFVLLKREAISAELIGTGRPTEGDH
- a CDS encoding CopG family ribbon-helix-helix protein is translated as MRTSFNVPDELVGTFDRVWEDQGLDNRSRAVREAMREYIEAHSRFEERSGEIVALVGFDYRHHDVIESLHTVQHDYQDVILNTSHTHQGEWCLESLFCRGPAQRVRALTNRLRDFDAVGRVKVMMIRDDD